One window of the Streptococcus parasanguinis ATCC 15912 genome contains the following:
- a CDS encoding ABC transporter permease: MKKYVFMRILRSLVSIFLVTTLTYMIIYTLTPRNLIFKNDPNYNKVAKTKDSKINYENTVYDRMGYLEYMDSKSLQQKASKEDSSVTVDATNANEKIYKKYIEKLGHGWQLKRFPESKSFYAVREIPVFERVISFYANLIQFDHPGWVKDASNPNLKRYIRIENDPSIGWSVVGSGTKHKYLLYFNGQFPYVHQNFVTLNLGNSYPTYSNTPVLQVITQGQGTTKKSEVNFPTGKKTSSIDIYSRTYKSPSKADSQDISRFGKGDAYTATLSNYENPSMIASSSIIGLIGIAIAYLIAIPLGSYMALFKNSWFDSISTATLTFMMSLPTIALVYIVRLAGSFFGLPDSFPVLGAQDWRSYVLPSLILGLLSAPFIAVWIRRYMIDIHSQDFVRFARSKGLSEREISRKHIFKNAMVPLVSGIPGSIIGVISGATLTETVFAFPGMGKMLIDSIKASNNTMVIGLVFIFTSLGIFAAMLGDILMTVLDPRIKLTNTKGGK, translated from the coding sequence ATGAAAAAATATGTTTTTATGCGTATTTTGCGTTCGTTAGTGTCGATCTTTCTCGTCACGACATTAACCTACATGATTATCTATACGCTAACACCGAGAAATCTCATCTTTAAAAATGACCCCAACTACAATAAAGTAGCGAAGACAAAGGATTCGAAGATCAACTACGAAAATACAGTCTACGATCGCATGGGTTATTTGGAATACATGGATTCAAAGAGCTTGCAACAAAAAGCAAGTAAAGAAGATTCTTCCGTAACGGTTGATGCGACAAATGCCAATGAAAAGATCTACAAAAAATATATTGAAAAATTAGGTCATGGTTGGCAGTTGAAACGTTTCCCGGAAAGTAAGTCTTTCTATGCGGTGCGTGAAATTCCGGTTTTTGAACGTGTCATTAGCTTCTATGCGAATTTGATTCAGTTTGATCATCCAGGTTGGGTGAAAGATGCCTCGAATCCAAATCTCAAACGCTATATCCGTATTGAAAATGATCCATCTATTGGTTGGTCAGTTGTAGGTTCTGGTACGAAACACAAATACCTCTTGTACTTTAATGGTCAATTCCCATATGTACACCAAAACTTTGTAACCTTAAACCTTGGAAATTCATATCCAACTTATTCAAATACCCCTGTTCTTCAAGTGATTACCCAAGGACAAGGAACAACTAAGAAGAGTGAAGTGAACTTCCCAACAGGTAAAAAGACATCTTCCATCGATATCTACTCACGTACTTACAAATCACCAAGTAAGGCAGACTCACAAGACATCAGTCGATTTGGTAAAGGTGACGCTTATACAGCAACGTTGAGCAACTATGAAAATCCATCCATGATTGCATCTTCTTCAATCATTGGTTTGATTGGTATTGCGATTGCTTACTTGATTGCGATCCCATTAGGATCTTACATGGCTCTCTTCAAGAACTCATGGTTTGATAGCATTTCAACAGCGACCTTGACATTTATGATGTCCCTTCCAACTATTGCCCTTGTTTACATTGTGCGTCTAGCAGGTTCATTCTTTGGACTTCCAGACTCATTCCCAGTTCTTGGAGCACAGGATTGGCGTTCATATGTATTGCCGTCTCTGATTCTTGGTTTGTTGAGTGCGCCATTTATCGCAGTTTGGATTCGTCGTTACATGATCGATATCCACTCGCAAGATTTCGTCCGTTTTGCTCGTTCAAAAGGATTGTCAGAACGTGAGATCTCAAGAAAACACATCTTCAAAAATGCGATGGTTCCATTGGTATCTGGTATTCCAGGTTCTATTATTGGAGTTATCTCAGGTGCGACACTTACTGAAACAGTCTTCGCTTTCCCAGGTATGGGTAAAATGTTGATTGACTCTATTAAAGCATCAAACAACACCATGGTCATCGGACTTGTCTTCATCTTCACATCACTTGGTATCTTTGCTGCCATGTTAGGTGATATCTTGATGACAGTGCTTGATCCACGGATTAAATTAACGAATACGAAAGGAGGCAAATAA
- a CDS encoding beta-ketoacyl-ACP synthase III — protein MVFAKISQVAHYAPDQVISNDDLAEIMDTSDEWISSRTGILRRHISRAEMTSDLATEVAKRLLEKSKLSAEDLDFIIVATITPDSLMPSTAARVQANIGASRAFAFDLTAACSGFVFALSTAEKYISSGMYQRGIVIGSETLSKVLDWSDRSTSVLFGDGAGGVLLEVSDQKTFLAENLYTDGSRGNSLESCYLGLSSPYSDEVSDRKYLTMDGRAVFDFAIRDVTKSIQKIIADASMEAEEIDYFLLHQANDRMLDKMSKKLGVSREKIPANMMEYGNTSAASIPILLSECVENHRIKMDGSQKILLTGFGGGLTWGTLLVTI, from the coding sequence ATGGTCTTTGCTAAAATAAGTCAAGTTGCTCATTATGCACCTGACCAAGTCATATCAAATGATGATTTGGCTGAGATCATGGATACTAGTGATGAATGGATTAGCAGTCGGACAGGAATTCTTCGTCGTCATATTTCAAGAGCGGAAATGACAAGTGATCTTGCAACAGAGGTTGCTAAGAGACTGTTGGAAAAATCTAAATTATCCGCAGAAGATCTTGATTTCATCATTGTTGCTACGATTACACCAGATAGCTTAATGCCTTCTACTGCTGCTCGAGTCCAAGCCAATATTGGAGCCTCGCGAGCATTTGCCTTTGATCTGACAGCGGCTTGTAGTGGATTTGTATTTGCGTTATCGACAGCTGAAAAATACATTTCATCTGGAATGTATCAGAGAGGGATTGTGATCGGTAGCGAGACGCTTTCAAAGGTCTTGGACTGGTCGGATCGATCCACCTCTGTGCTTTTTGGTGATGGAGCTGGGGGTGTCTTACTTGAAGTTAGTGATCAAAAAACATTTTTAGCTGAGAATCTGTATACGGACGGGAGTAGAGGTAATAGTTTGGAATCTTGCTATTTGGGTCTGTCTTCCCCTTATTCAGATGAAGTTTCTGATCGAAAATATCTGACAATGGACGGACGGGCAGTTTTTGATTTTGCTATTCGTGATGTAACGAAAAGTATTCAAAAAATTATAGCAGACGCCTCTATGGAAGCAGAAGAGATTGACTATTTTCTGTTACACCAGGCGAATGACCGAATGTTAGATAAGATGTCAAAAAAACTGGGTGTCTCTAGAGAGAAAATCCCAGCAAATATGATGGAATATGGGAACACTAGTGCTGCTAGTATCCCCATTCTATTATCGGAGTGTGTCGAGAATCATCGAATCAAGATGGATGGAAGTCAAAAGATCCTTCTAACAGGATTCGGTGGAGGTTTGACATGGGGCACACTTCTTGTTACAATCTAG
- the fabT gene encoding fatty acid biosynthesis transcriptional regulator FabT, whose amino-acid sequence MNYQLVNDYLTSIFNNVLVIEESSLRASRFKDVSIKEMHTIDVIGSTPNATPSDISRELMVTLGTVTTSLNNLERKGYIERRRSEVDRRVVHLSLTKNGRLLYRLHQQFHKRMVNQIIGDMSPEEKKVMQKGLQNLYRFLEEIK is encoded by the coding sequence TTGAATTACCAATTAGTTAACGATTATTTAACATCCATCTTTAATAATGTTTTGGTTATTGAGGAGTCGAGCCTAAGAGCAAGTCGATTCAAAGATGTTTCTATAAAGGAAATGCATACGATTGATGTGATTGGTTCGACACCGAATGCAACACCGAGTGATATTTCACGGGAGTTGATGGTGACTTTAGGGACTGTCACGACAAGTTTGAATAATCTTGAACGCAAAGGGTATATCGAAAGAAGAAGATCAGAGGTTGATCGCCGGGTTGTACACTTAAGTTTAACGAAAAATGGTCGTCTCCTTTATCGTCTTCATCAGCAATTCCATAAACGGATGGTCAACCAAATTATTGGAGATATGAGTCCTGAAGAGAAGAAAGTGATGCAAAAGGGGTTACAGAATTTGTATCGTTTCTTGGAGGAAATCAAATAA
- a CDS encoding ATP-binding cassette domain-containing protein, producing the protein MTEKLVEIKDLEISFGEGSKKFVAVKNANFFINKGETFSLVGESGSGKTTIGRAIIGLNDTSAGEIIYDGRKINGKNSHSEKSELIRKIQMIFQDPAASLNERATVDYIISEGLINHHLFNSEEERQEKVKNIMHEVGLLAEHLTRYPHEFSGGQRQRIGIARALVMEPEFVIADEPISALDVSVRAQVLNLLKKFQRELGLTYLFIAHDLSVVRFISDRIAVIYKGVIVEVAETEELFNHPIHPYTQSLLSAVPIPDPILERKKVLKIYDPEQHDYSEDKPQMVEIKPGHYVWANKAEENKYRQEYK; encoded by the coding sequence ATGACTGAAAAATTAGTTGAAATTAAAGATTTAGAAATTTCCTTCGGTGAAGGAAGTAAAAAATTCGTTGCTGTTAAAAACGCCAACTTCTTCATTAATAAGGGAGAAACTTTCTCTCTTGTTGGTGAATCAGGAAGTGGGAAGACAACAATTGGACGTGCGATCATCGGTTTGAATGATACAAGTGCTGGAGAAATTATTTATGATGGTCGCAAGATCAACGGAAAAAACTCTCATAGTGAAAAATCAGAGTTGATCCGTAAAATTCAAATGATCTTCCAAGACCCAGCAGCAAGTCTGAATGAACGTGCAACAGTTGATTATATTATCTCTGAAGGTTTGATCAATCACCATTTGTTTAACAGTGAAGAAGAACGTCAGGAAAAAGTAAAAAATATTATGCATGAAGTTGGGCTTCTTGCAGAACATTTGACACGTTACCCTCATGAATTCTCAGGTGGACAACGTCAACGGATCGGTATTGCCCGTGCACTTGTTATGGAACCAGAATTTGTCATTGCGGATGAACCAATCTCAGCCCTTGACGTTTCAGTACGTGCGCAGGTCTTGAACCTTTTGAAAAAATTCCAAAGAGAATTAGGCTTGACCTACCTCTTTATCGCCCATGACTTGTCAGTTGTGCGCTTCATTTCTGACCGTATTGCAGTTATCTATAAAGGGGTTATTGTAGAAGTAGCAGAAACTGAAGAGCTATTTAACCACCCAATCCATCCATATACTCAATCCCTACTTTCAGCGGTCCCAATTCCAGATCCAATTCTAGAACGTAAAAAAGTTCTAAAAATTTATGATCCGGAACAACATGATTATTCTGAAGATAAACCACAAATGGTTGAAATTAAACCAGGTCATTATGTATGGGCTAACAAAGCTGAAGAAAACAAATACAGACAAGAATATAAATAG
- a CDS encoding aspartate kinase, translated as MKVTKFGGSSLASASQLKKVLDIIKDDPERRFVVVSAPGKRNAEDTKVTDALIRYYKEFTSDKDVTQTQQWIIERYRAITEELGLKESIIQEIAEDIYDLTNLPKKGNPFTYDAFLAAGENNNAKLIAAYFNQNGLESRYIHPKEAGITVTAEPSNARILPSSYDKIEELKDSSEVIVVPGFFGVTQDGDICTFSRGGSDITGSIIAAGVKADLYENFTDVNGIFAAHPGIIKNPHSIPELTYKEMRELAYAGFSVLHDEALVPAYRGKIPLVIKNTNNPNHPGTRIVLEHSNDHVTVVGIAGDSGFVSINMTKYLMNREVGFGRKVLQVLEDLNISWEHMPTGIDDLSIILRSRELTPIKEQEILKQLTQKLEVDTAEIEHDLSIIMIVGEKMKSQVGVTATAAKALSENEVNIQMISQGSSEVSIMFVVSKNQEEKAIKALYNAFFSNN; from the coding sequence ATGAAAGTAACAAAATTCGGTGGAAGTTCTCTAGCATCAGCTTCTCAATTAAAAAAAGTACTTGATATCATTAAAGATGATCCAGAAAGAAGGTTTGTAGTTGTATCGGCTCCAGGTAAACGCAATGCAGAAGATACAAAAGTAACAGATGCTCTGATTCGATATTATAAAGAATTTACTTCAGATAAGGATGTTACTCAAACACAACAGTGGATTATAGAGCGTTATCGTGCTATTACGGAAGAATTGGGTCTCAAAGAATCCATTATTCAAGAAATTGCTGAAGATATCTATGATTTGACAAATTTACCCAAAAAAGGAAACCCATTTACATACGATGCATTCCTAGCTGCTGGTGAAAATAACAATGCTAAACTCATTGCTGCTTATTTCAATCAAAATGGCTTAGAATCAAGATATATTCATCCAAAAGAAGCAGGAATTACCGTTACTGCAGAACCTTCCAACGCTCGGATTTTGCCATCTAGTTATGATAAAATTGAAGAACTAAAAGATTCAAGTGAAGTGATTGTCGTTCCAGGATTCTTTGGTGTTACCCAAGATGGGGACATTTGTACATTTTCTCGTGGTGGTTCTGATATTACAGGATCAATCATTGCTGCAGGTGTAAAAGCAGACTTATACGAAAACTTTACGGATGTCAATGGAATATTTGCTGCACACCCTGGTATTATTAAAAATCCCCACTCGATTCCTGAGTTAACCTACAAAGAGATGCGTGAATTAGCCTATGCTGGCTTTTCTGTCTTGCATGATGAGGCTCTCGTACCAGCATACAGAGGTAAAATTCCTCTAGTAATAAAAAATACAAACAATCCAAATCATCCTGGTACAAGAATTGTTTTAGAACATTCTAATGATCATGTAACTGTAGTAGGAATCGCAGGTGATTCAGGTTTTGTAAGTATCAATATGACCAAATACCTCATGAACCGTGAGGTTGGCTTTGGTCGTAAAGTTTTACAAGTACTAGAAGATCTTAATATTAGTTGGGAACACATGCCAACTGGTATCGATGACTTATCTATAATCTTACGTTCACGTGAACTCACTCCAATTAAAGAACAAGAAATTTTAAAACAATTAACTCAGAAACTTGAAGTTGACACAGCTGAGATTGAACATGATCTTTCAATCATTATGATTGTTGGTGAAAAAATGAAAAGTCAAGTTGGGGTTACGGCAACTGCAGCCAAAGCACTATCAGAAAATGAAGTTAATATTCAAATGATTTCACAAGGTTCTAGTGAAGTTTCCATTATGTTCGTTGTAAGTAAAAACCAAGAAGAAAAAGCCATTAAAGCTTTATATAATGCATTTTTCTCAAATAACTAA
- the fabM gene encoding trans-2-decenoyl-ACP isomerase, with protein MFETILYSVENDLATISLNRPEVSNGFNIPMCQEILAALEDAETNEEVKFIILSAEGKIFSVGGDLSEMKRAVDANDIESLVLIAELVNTISKKIKQLPKPVIMVADGAVAGAAANIAVAVDFCIISERTKFIQAFVGVGLAPDAGGLFLLGKSIGMSRATHLVMTGEALNAEKAFDYGLAYRVCESDKLDKTVDQLLKKLRRGSSNSYAAMKEMVWEAFLKDWDQYAGLELELQKKLAFTEDFKEGVIAYSEKRRPQFKGK; from the coding sequence ATGTTTGAAACAATTTTGTATTCAGTTGAAAATGACCTAGCAACGATTTCTTTAAATCGTCCTGAGGTATCAAATGGTTTTAACATTCCAATGTGTCAAGAAATTTTAGCTGCTTTGGAAGATGCAGAAACCAATGAGGAAGTTAAATTCATTATTCTGTCAGCAGAAGGAAAAATCTTTTCAGTTGGTGGGGATTTGAGCGAAATGAAACGTGCAGTTGATGCGAATGACATCGAGTCTCTTGTCTTAATTGCGGAATTGGTTAATACTATTTCGAAGAAAATTAAACAATTGCCTAAGCCAGTTATCATGGTGGCAGATGGAGCTGTCGCAGGAGCAGCAGCAAACATTGCAGTAGCTGTTGATTTTTGTATTATTAGTGAGCGGACAAAATTCATTCAGGCTTTTGTTGGGGTTGGTTTAGCACCAGATGCAGGTGGTTTATTCTTATTAGGAAAATCTATTGGAATGTCTCGTGCTACTCATTTAGTAATGACGGGTGAAGCCCTGAACGCTGAAAAGGCATTTGATTATGGCCTAGCTTACCGTGTATGTGAATCTGATAAACTCGATAAGACGGTAGATCAACTGCTTAAAAAATTAAGAAGAGGATCTTCAAATTCTTATGCTGCTATGAAAGAAATGGTATGGGAAGCATTCCTGAAAGATTGGGATCAATATGCGGGTCTTGAATTGGAATTGCAAAAGAAACTAGCTTTTACGGAAGATTTTAAGGAGGGGGTTATTGCCTACTCTGAAAAACGACGTCCACAATTTAAAGGAAAATAA
- a CDS encoding ABC transporter ATP-binding protein, producing MTSNNNIILSAQDIVVEFDVRDRVLTAIRGVSLELVEGEVLALVGESGSGKSVLTKTFTGMLEDNGRIAQGSIKYRGQELTDLKSNKDWENIRGSKIATIFQDPMTSLDPINTIGSQITEVIIKHQGKTAKEAREMALDYMEKVGIPDAERRFDEYPFQYSGGMRQRIVIAIALACRPDILICDEPTTALDVTIQAQIIDLLKSLQKEYQFTVIFITHDLGVVASIADKVAVMYAGEIVEFGKVEEIFYDPKHPYTWSLLSSLPQLSTSDGDLYSIPGTPPSLYAPIKGDAFALRSDYAMQIDFEEEAPAFKVTDTHWAKTWLLHPDAPTVHKPEVIENLHEKIGSKMGFTHMTE from the coding sequence ATGACATCAAATAACAATATTATTTTATCTGCTCAAGATATCGTAGTGGAATTTGACGTGCGCGATCGCGTACTGACAGCTATTCGTGGCGTATCGCTTGAGCTAGTCGAAGGTGAAGTTCTTGCCTTAGTTGGTGAGTCAGGTTCAGGGAAATCAGTTTTGACAAAAACGTTCACCGGAATGTTAGAAGATAACGGCCGTATTGCCCAAGGTTCGATTAAATATCGTGGTCAAGAATTGACAGATTTGAAATCGAATAAAGATTGGGAAAATATTCGTGGATCTAAGATCGCTACAATTTTCCAAGACCCAATGACAAGTTTGGATCCAATCAATACAATTGGCTCACAAATTACCGAAGTCATTATCAAACACCAAGGGAAAACAGCTAAAGAAGCCAGAGAAATGGCTTTGGACTATATGGAAAAAGTTGGAATTCCAGATGCTGAACGTCGTTTTGATGAGTATCCATTCCAATATTCAGGTGGGATGCGTCAACGGATCGTTATTGCCATCGCCTTGGCCTGCCGCCCAGATATCTTAATCTGTGACGAACCAACAACAGCCCTTGATGTAACCATTCAAGCGCAAATCATTGATTTGTTGAAATCCCTTCAAAAAGAATACCAATTTACAGTTATCTTTATCACCCACGACTTAGGTGTGGTTGCAAGTATTGCAGATAAAGTAGCCGTTATGTATGCTGGAGAAATTGTTGAGTTTGGTAAGGTAGAAGAAATTTTCTACGATCCAAAACATCCATACACATGGAGCTTGCTTTCAAGCTTGCCTCAATTGTCAACCTCAGATGGTGATCTTTACTCTATTCCAGGGACTCCGCCATCATTGTATGCTCCAATCAAAGGAGATGCCTTCGCACTTCGTTCAGACTATGCAATGCAGATTGATTTTGAAGAAGAGGCACCGGCTTTCAAAGTGACCGATACTCACTGGGCTAAGACATGGTTGCTCCATCCAGATGCACCAACAGTTCATAAACCAGAAGTAATCGAAAACCTTCACGAAAAGATTGGCTCAAAAATGGGCTTCACTCACATGACAGAATAG
- the fabK gene encoding enoyl-[acyl-carrier-protein] reductase FabK: MQTRITELLNIKYPIFQGGMAWVADGDLAGAVSNAGGLGIIGGGNAPKEVVKANIDKVKSITDKPFGVNIMLLSPFADDIVDLVIEEGVKVVTTGAGNPGKYMDRFHEAGITVIPVVPSVALAKRMEKLGADAVIAEGMEAGGHIGKLTTMTLVRQVVEAVSIPVIGAGGVADGSGAAAVFMLGAEAVQVGTRFVVAKESNAHQNFKNKILKAKDIDTVVSASVVGHPVRAIKNKLASAYNQAERDFLAGKKTQEEIEELGAGALRNAVVDGDVDNGSVMAGQIAGLVSKEETCAEILEDIYYGAAKVIQREAARWADVNV; encoded by the coding sequence ATGCAAACACGAATTACTGAACTATTGAATATTAAGTATCCAATCTTCCAAGGTGGGATGGCTTGGGTAGCTGATGGTGACTTGGCTGGAGCGGTATCAAATGCCGGTGGTCTTGGAATCATTGGTGGTGGAAACGCTCCAAAAGAAGTTGTTAAGGCTAACATTGATAAGGTGAAGTCTATTACAGATAAGCCTTTTGGTGTAAATATCATGCTTTTGTCCCCATTTGCAGATGACATTGTTGACCTGGTGATTGAAGAAGGTGTAAAAGTTGTTACAACTGGCGCTGGAAATCCTGGGAAATACATGGATCGTTTCCATGAAGCAGGGATCACTGTCATTCCAGTGGTTCCGTCTGTTGCCCTTGCAAAACGGATGGAAAAATTGGGTGCCGATGCGGTGATTGCAGAAGGCATGGAAGCTGGAGGTCACATTGGTAAATTGACGACCATGACCTTGGTTCGTCAAGTGGTTGAAGCTGTTTCTATTCCAGTAATTGGTGCTGGAGGTGTCGCTGATGGTTCCGGTGCTGCAGCTGTCTTTATGTTAGGCGCTGAAGCTGTTCAGGTGGGAACTCGTTTCGTGGTTGCTAAAGAATCTAACGCTCACCAGAACTTTAAGAATAAAATCTTGAAAGCGAAAGATATTGATACGGTAGTTTCAGCATCAGTTGTTGGACACCCTGTTCGTGCGATCAAGAATAAATTGGCTTCTGCCTATAACCAAGCTGAAAGAGATTTCTTGGCAGGTAAGAAGACTCAAGAAGAAATTGAAGAATTAGGAGCAGGTGCCCTTCGCAATGCCGTTGTTGATGGAGATGTTGACAATGGATCTGTAATGGCAGGTCAAATTGCTGGTCTTGTTAGCAAGGAAGAAACTTGTGCTGAAATTCTAGAAGATATCTATTATGGTGCAGCCAAGGTGATTCAAAGAGAGGCTGCTCGTTGGGCAGATGTAAACGTCTAA
- a CDS encoding acyl carrier protein: MAVFEKVQEIIVEELGKEPSEVTLESTFEDLEADSLDLFQVISEIEDAFDIQIETEEGLSTVGDLVAYVEEKTK; encoded by the coding sequence ATGGCAGTATTTGAAAAAGTACAAGAAATTATCGTTGAAGAACTTGGTAAAGAACCATCAGAAGTAACTCTTGAATCTACTTTCGAAGATTTAGAAGCAGATTCTTTGGATTTGTTCCAAGTAATCTCTGAAATTGAAGATGCATTTGATATCCAAATCGAAACTGAAGAAGGATTGTCTACAGTTGGTGATCTTGTCGCTTACGTAGAAGAAAAAACAAAATAA
- the oppC gene encoding oligopeptide ABC transporter permease OppC — translation MATIDKNKFQFVKRDDFASEVIDAPAYSYWKSVFRQFLKKRTTIIMLAILVGILLMSFVYPMFSNFDYNDVSKVNDFSARLNPPSGKALFGTDNNGKSLFDGVWFGARNSIIISFIATVINVVVGVIVGGIWGISKSIDRIMMEVYNVISNIPFMLIVIVLTYSMGSGFWNLILAMSLTGWIGIAYTIRVQIMRYRDLEYNLASRTLGTPTMKIVTKNILPQLVSVIVTQTSQLLPSFISYEAFLSFFGLGLPITVPSLGRLISDYSQNVTTNAYLFWIPLTVLILVSLSFFIVGQNLADASDPRTHR, via the coding sequence ATGGCTACAATCGATAAAAATAAATTTCAGTTTGTAAAACGCGATGACTTTGCCTCTGAAGTAATCGATGCTCCAGCGTATTCATACTGGAAATCTGTATTCAGACAATTCTTGAAAAAAAGAACCACTATCATTATGCTTGCTATTTTGGTTGGGATTCTCTTGATGAGTTTTGTCTATCCTATGTTTTCAAATTTTGATTACAACGACGTAAGTAAGGTAAATGACTTTTCAGCACGTTTGAATCCACCAAGTGGGAAAGCACTATTTGGTACAGATAATAACGGTAAATCCCTCTTTGATGGAGTTTGGTTTGGTGCTCGAAATTCCATTATCATTTCCTTCATCGCCACTGTTATTAACGTGGTAGTCGGAGTTATCGTTGGTGGAATTTGGGGGATCTCAAAATCTATCGACCGTATCATGATGGAAGTTTATAACGTTATTTCAAACATTCCATTTATGTTGATCGTTATCGTCTTGACTTACTCAATGGGATCTGGATTCTGGAACTTGATTCTTGCCATGTCCTTAACTGGATGGATCGGAATTGCTTATACCATTCGTGTCCAAATCATGCGTTACCGTGATTTGGAGTACAACCTTGCCAGCCGAACATTAGGAACACCAACAATGAAAATTGTTACGAAAAATATTTTACCTCAATTGGTATCTGTTATCGTGACACAAACATCACAGTTGCTTCCAAGCTTTATTTCTTACGAAGCCTTCCTTTCCTTCTTCGGACTTGGTCTTCCAATCACAGTTCCAAGTTTGGGCCGGTTGATTTCTGACTATTCTCAAAACGTAACTACAAATGCTTACCTATTCTGGATTCCGCTTACTGTTTTGATTTTAGTATCCTTGTCATTCTTTATCGTCGGACAAAACTTGGCCGATGCTAGCGACCCACGTACACATAGATAG
- the fabD gene encoding ACP S-malonyltransferase, translated as MTKRAFLFAGQGAQKLGMASDLYAAYPVVKETFDTASRILGYDLRELIDSNEEKLNQTRYTQPAILTTSVAIYRLLAENGITPDIVAGLSLGEYSALVAAGALSFEDAVALVAKRGEFMETAAPAGSGKMVAVMNTDPSLIEEICQQASEKGVVTPANYNTPAQIVIGGEVAAVDYAVELLREAGAKRLIPLNVSGPFHTALLKSASQKLVAELEKVSFNDFDLPLVGNTEATIMKSEDVKALLARQVMEPVRFYDSIATIQEFGVDEVIEIGPGKVLSGFLKKIDKTLPIQNVEDQASLDALLNA; from the coding sequence GTGACAAAACGTGCGTTCTTATTTGCTGGTCAAGGGGCTCAGAAATTGGGCATGGCGAGCGATTTGTATGCGGCTTATCCCGTTGTTAAAGAGACATTTGATACGGCTAGTCGTATTCTAGGTTATGATTTGCGTGAATTGATTGATTCTAACGAAGAAAAACTGAATCAGACACGCTATACTCAACCAGCTATTTTGACAACGTCAGTAGCCATTTATCGTCTCTTAGCAGAAAATGGTATCACTCCTGATATTGTTGCCGGCCTCTCTTTGGGGGAATATTCTGCCTTAGTTGCGGCTGGAGCTCTTTCGTTTGAAGATGCTGTAGCTTTGGTTGCGAAACGTGGTGAATTCATGGAAACAGCAGCTCCTGCTGGAAGTGGGAAAATGGTTGCTGTTATGAATACAGATCCAAGTTTGATCGAAGAGATTTGTCAACAAGCATCTGAAAAGGGTGTAGTGACACCAGCTAACTACAATACACCAGCACAAATTGTGATTGGTGGTGAGGTTGCGGCTGTGGACTATGCTGTAGAACTATTGAGGGAAGCAGGTGCCAAACGTTTGATCCCTTTGAATGTGTCAGGTCCATTCCACACAGCCTTACTGAAATCTGCTAGTCAAAAATTGGTGGCTGAATTAGAAAAAGTATCATTTAATGATTTTGATCTTCCTTTAGTTGGGAATACAGAAGCTACTATCATGAAGTCAGAAGATGTGAAAGCACTTTTGGCCCGTCAGGTGATGGAACCTGTACGTTTTTATGATTCGATTGCCACTATCCAAGAATTTGGTGTAGATGAAGTGATTGAGATTGGTCCAGGAAAAGTCTTGTCAGGTTTCTTGAAGAAAATTGATAAAACCCTACCAATTCAAAATGTTGAAGACCAAGCTAGTCTTGATGCCCTTCTTAATGCTTAA